Proteins from a genomic interval of Rhodothermus marinus:
- a CDS encoding DinB family protein — protein MTPWHRWLAYERYCIRPVVEALRSVPEARRLEPSYQRAVTLLGHLAVALECWLARVDGEAQSAVALFPTDLSVEEAAHRIDRALDHWEHLLSRLNAEELERTVSYRTTSGVAHRNTLADILAHLFAHGAYHRGQIMLLVRQLEGVPTQTDFIVWARTTQNPA, from the coding sequence ATGACACCCTGGCATCGCTGGCTCGCTTACGAGCGTTACTGCATCCGACCGGTTGTCGAAGCCCTTCGGAGCGTGCCGGAAGCCCGTCGGCTTGAGCCCTCCTATCAACGAGCGGTTACCCTGCTGGGACATCTGGCGGTGGCGCTTGAATGCTGGCTTGCCCGGGTGGACGGTGAGGCGCAGTCGGCGGTGGCGTTGTTTCCGACCGACCTTTCTGTGGAGGAAGCGGCCCATCGCATCGACCGGGCACTTGACCACTGGGAACACCTGCTTTCGCGGCTGAACGCCGAAGAACTGGAGCGCACGGTGTCCTATCGCACGACTTCCGGCGTCGCCCACAGGAACACCCTGGCGGACATCCTTGCCCATCTTTTTGCCCACGGGGCCTATCATCGGGGCCAGATCATGCTGCTGGTTCGCCAGCTGGAGGGAGTGCCGACACAAACGGACTTCATCGTCTGGGCCCGCACCACGCAAAACCCGGCATGA
- the galK gene encoding galactokinase has protein sequence MPSAATESIVTRLLEAFAAHFGAPAPAVVARAPGRVNLIGDHTDYNDGFVLPMTLDRAVYLAVRPRPDRQVRLLSLNFDEAIRFEMGTPPADTPRWAAYVQGVVTELHRRALLPSGFEGVLYGDVPLGSGLSSSAALEVATLVTLQHLFGFAMSGEEAARLCQYVEHTYVGVQCGIMDQFAARLGRRGHALFLDCRSLAYRHVPVHLKDWLFVIIDSRAPRELAASRYNERRAECEAGVAFFRRFDPEIRALRDVSPELLWAHPDQPTPTIWRRCRHVVEENRRVQEAVVDLEQDRLEAFGQRMNASHDSLRDLYEVSSPALDLIVDTARQVEGVLGARLTGAGFGGCTVVLVHRDALPELEQRVARAYEATFGRQPAFYPLDHNVEAGPIWPETAALPVSSTSEGDEAGASEE, from the coding sequence ATGCCTTCTGCTGCAACGGAATCCATCGTGACACGACTGCTCGAAGCTTTTGCGGCGCACTTCGGCGCCCCTGCGCCGGCCGTCGTGGCCCGGGCGCCCGGCCGGGTCAACCTGATCGGCGACCACACGGACTACAACGACGGTTTCGTCCTGCCCATGACGCTCGACCGGGCGGTCTATCTGGCCGTGCGCCCCCGTCCGGATCGACAGGTGCGACTGCTGTCGCTCAACTTTGACGAAGCGATTCGCTTCGAGATGGGCACGCCACCGGCCGATACGCCCCGCTGGGCGGCCTACGTGCAGGGCGTGGTGACCGAACTGCACCGCCGCGCGCTACTGCCGTCCGGCTTCGAGGGCGTGCTCTACGGCGACGTACCGCTCGGCTCGGGCCTCAGCTCGTCGGCCGCCCTGGAGGTGGCCACGCTCGTGACGCTCCAGCATCTGTTCGGCTTTGCCATGTCGGGCGAGGAAGCCGCCCGCCTGTGCCAGTACGTGGAGCATACCTACGTGGGCGTGCAGTGCGGCATCATGGACCAGTTCGCCGCACGGCTGGGACGCCGGGGCCATGCGCTGTTTCTGGACTGCCGGAGCCTGGCCTACCGGCATGTGCCCGTGCACCTGAAAGACTGGCTGTTCGTGATCATCGACAGCCGGGCGCCCCGCGAGCTGGCCGCCTCGCGCTACAACGAACGCCGGGCCGAATGCGAGGCCGGCGTGGCCTTTTTCCGCCGCTTCGATCCGGAGATCCGGGCGTTGCGCGACGTCTCGCCCGAGCTGCTCTGGGCCCATCCGGACCAGCCCACGCCGACGATCTGGCGCCGCTGCCGCCACGTGGTGGAAGAAAACCGACGCGTGCAGGAAGCCGTCGTCGATCTGGAACAGGACCGTCTGGAAGCCTTCGGCCAGCGGATGAACGCCTCGCACGACAGCCTGCGCGACCTCTACGAGGTCAGCTCCCCGGCGCTTGATCTGATCGTCGATACGGCGCGCCAGGTCGAGGGCGTGCTGGGCGCGCGCCTGACCGGAGCCGGCTTCGGCGGCTGCACCGTGGTGCTCGTTCACCGCGACGCCCTGCCCGAACTCGAGCAGCGCGTCGCCCGGGCCTACGAGGCGACTTTTGGCCGACAACCGGCTTTCTACCCGCTGGATCACAACGTCGAGGCCGGCCCCATCTGGCCGGAAACGGCCGCCCTGCCGGTCTCTTCGACCTCCGAAGGCGACGAAGCGGGGGCTTCCGAGGAATAG
- a CDS encoding solute:sodium symporter family transporter, whose product MTFGIVDLIAFVGFIAIVIGVSLYASRKEETGEDYFLAGRGLTWWLIGFSLIASNISTEHFVGMAGRGFELGLAIASYEWMAAVTLVIVAFFFLPKFLRAGIYTMPEYLEYRYNTTARTIMATFMMLAYVFVALATVLYSGALALEAIFGLDTVLGIWLIGLLAGFYTVYGGLKAVVWTDLLQGTALLLGGLLVTVLGFQALGGVDVFFTQAGDKLHTVLPWDHPEMPWVAVFIGGLWIPNLFYWGLNQFITQRTLGARSLEEGQKGIMLAALLKLLIPFIIVFPGIMAAILYPQEVTQADQAYPVLIRELLPVGLRGIMLAALFGAVMSSLDSMLNSAATIFTIDLYQRHWKKGQATPRELVTIGRVATAAFVLFGCLWAPIVGRTGSVFQYIQMFWGFISPGITAAFLFGLFSKRTPPEAAIGAMLLGIPVYGLLLWKLPHVAFLHHMMITFLVLAAFMWIVTKLRPLPEPPKMPDAPPIPMETSPRLRWMGLGIVGLTALLYLLFW is encoded by the coding sequence ATGACGTTCGGAATCGTTGACCTGATCGCTTTCGTCGGCTTCATCGCCATCGTGATCGGCGTCTCGCTCTATGCTTCCCGCAAGGAAGAGACGGGCGAAGATTACTTCCTGGCCGGGCGCGGCCTGACCTGGTGGCTGATCGGTTTTTCGCTCATTGCCTCCAACATTTCGACGGAGCACTTCGTGGGCATGGCCGGACGTGGCTTCGAGCTGGGCCTGGCCATCGCCAGCTACGAATGGATGGCGGCCGTTACGCTGGTCATCGTGGCCTTTTTCTTTCTGCCCAAGTTCCTTCGCGCCGGCATCTACACGATGCCCGAGTACCTCGAATACCGCTACAACACGACGGCGCGCACGATCATGGCCACCTTCATGATGCTGGCCTACGTGTTCGTGGCGCTGGCCACGGTGCTCTACTCCGGCGCACTGGCGCTCGAAGCCATCTTCGGGCTCGACACGGTGCTGGGCATCTGGCTCATCGGCCTGCTGGCCGGCTTCTACACGGTGTACGGCGGGTTGAAGGCGGTGGTGTGGACCGACCTGTTGCAGGGCACCGCTCTGCTGCTGGGCGGCCTGCTGGTGACGGTGCTGGGCTTTCAGGCGCTCGGCGGCGTGGACGTGTTCTTCACCCAGGCGGGCGACAAACTCCACACCGTGCTGCCCTGGGACCATCCGGAAATGCCCTGGGTGGCCGTGTTCATCGGTGGCCTCTGGATTCCCAACCTGTTCTACTGGGGACTGAACCAGTTCATCACGCAGCGCACGCTGGGTGCCCGCAGCCTCGAAGAAGGCCAGAAGGGCATCATGCTGGCCGCCCTGCTCAAGCTGCTCATCCCGTTCATCATCGTTTTCCCCGGCATCATGGCCGCCATCCTCTACCCGCAGGAAGTGACGCAGGCCGACCAGGCCTATCCGGTCCTGATCCGCGAATTGCTGCCGGTCGGACTGCGCGGGATCATGCTAGCCGCGCTGTTCGGCGCCGTAATGAGCAGCCTCGACTCCATGCTGAACTCGGCCGCCACGATCTTCACGATCGACCTCTACCAGCGCCACTGGAAGAAGGGCCAGGCCACCCCGCGCGAGCTGGTAACCATCGGCCGCGTGGCCACGGCCGCCTTCGTGCTCTTCGGCTGCCTGTGGGCCCCCATCGTGGGACGTACGGGAAGCGTCTTCCAGTACATTCAGATGTTCTGGGGCTTCATCTCACCGGGCATCACGGCGGCCTTCCTGTTCGGGCTGTTTTCGAAGCGCACGCCGCCCGAAGCGGCCATCGGCGCCATGCTCCTGGGCATTCCGGTTTATGGCCTACTGCTCTGGAAGCTGCCGCACGTGGCCTTCCTGCACCACATGATGATCACGTTCCTGGTGCTGGCCGCGTTCATGTGGATCGTGACGAAGCTTCGCCCGCTTCCCGAGCCGCCGAAAATGCCCGACGCCCCACCTATCCCCATGGAAACGTCTCCCCGTCTGCGCTGGATGGGACTCGGGATTGTGGGACTGACCGCCTTGCTGTACCTGCTGTTCTGGTAA
- a CDS encoding UDP-glucose--hexose-1-phosphate uridylyltransferase, protein MEASWLAETPHRRRNALTGEWVLVSPHRACRPWQGLVESIPAETRPAYDPTCYLCPGNARAGGRRNPPYTETFVFDNDFAALQPDAPEAHWTADELLEAHAERGICRVVCFSPRHDLTLAEMDVAAIRRVVDVWTEQYRELGERPEIRYVQIFENKGELMGCSNPHPHGQIWAQETIPNEPRKECHQQQAYFERTGRTLLADYLALELRLDQRIVCANDHFVALVPFWAVWPFETLVISRRPVPSLLELTDAERDGLADLLKRLLVRYDNLFQISFPYSAGFHQAPTDGRPHPEWHLHLHVYPPLLRSATIRKFMVGYEMLGMPQRDLTPEMAAARLRALSEVHYRMQTAF, encoded by the coding sequence ATGGAAGCAAGCTGGCTGGCGGAAACCCCTCATCGGCGACGTAATGCGCTGACCGGCGAGTGGGTGCTGGTTTCCCCCCACCGGGCATGCCGCCCCTGGCAGGGGCTGGTCGAGTCGATCCCGGCCGAAACGCGCCCGGCCTACGATCCCACCTGCTATCTCTGTCCGGGCAATGCGCGCGCCGGCGGTCGGCGCAATCCCCCCTACACCGAGACGTTCGTCTTCGACAACGACTTCGCCGCGCTGCAACCCGATGCGCCGGAAGCGCACTGGACGGCCGACGAACTGCTCGAAGCCCACGCCGAGCGCGGCATCTGTCGCGTCGTGTGCTTTTCGCCGCGCCACGACCTGACGCTCGCCGAAATGGACGTGGCCGCCATCCGACGCGTGGTGGACGTCTGGACCGAACAGTACCGGGAGCTGGGCGAGCGTCCGGAAATCCGCTACGTGCAGATCTTCGAGAACAAAGGCGAACTGATGGGGTGCAGCAACCCGCACCCGCACGGCCAGATCTGGGCGCAGGAGACGATCCCCAACGAGCCACGCAAGGAATGCCACCAGCAGCAGGCGTACTTCGAGCGTACCGGCCGCACGCTCCTGGCCGACTACCTGGCGCTCGAGCTGCGCCTGGACCAGCGGATCGTCTGTGCCAACGATCACTTCGTAGCGCTGGTGCCGTTCTGGGCCGTCTGGCCCTTCGAAACGCTGGTGATAAGCCGACGCCCGGTGCCCAGTCTGCTCGAACTCACCGACGCCGAACGCGACGGCCTGGCCGACCTCCTCAAGCGGCTGCTGGTGCGCTACGACAACCTGTTCCAGATTTCCTTTCCGTACTCGGCCGGCTTTCACCAGGCACCCACCGACGGCCGGCCGCATCCTGAATGGCACCTGCACCTGCACGTTTATCCGCCGCTGCTGCGCTCGGCCACGATCCGGAAGTTCATGGTGGGCTACGAAATGCTGGGCATGCCGCAGCGCGACCTGACGCCCGAGATGGCCGCCGCGCGCTTGCGCGCCCTCTCCGAAGTACATTACCGCATGCAAACGGCTTTCTGA
- a CDS encoding DMT family protein, translating into MHPLWQTIGLLMLSNLFMTFAWYGHLRHLGDRPWYVAVLVSWSIALFEYMLQVPANRIGFTVLNLAQLKILQEVITLSVFVPFAVFYMNQPIRLNYLWAALCLLGAVYFIFKG; encoded by the coding sequence ATGCATCCGCTGTGGCAGACCATCGGGTTGCTGATGCTGTCGAACCTGTTCATGACCTTCGCCTGGTACGGGCACCTGCGGCATCTGGGCGATCGCCCCTGGTACGTGGCCGTGCTCGTGAGCTGGAGTATCGCCCTGTTCGAATACATGCTGCAGGTGCCGGCCAACCGCATCGGGTTCACCGTGCTGAACCTGGCCCAGCTTAAAATCCTGCAGGAAGTGATCACGCTCAGTGTGTTCGTGCCCTTTGCCGTCTTCTACATGAATCAGCCGATCCGGCTGAACTACCTCTGGGCCGCCCTGTGCCTGCTGGGGGCCGTGTACTTCATCTTCAAAGGCTGA
- a CDS encoding dihydrodipicolinate synthase family protein has product METPGSNWQGVFPAVTTPFTEDDRVDVPGLHRLVDFLVEGGVDGLIMLGTLGEGSVLTPEEKELVLREALAAADGRVPVLAGVAETTTRAACRFAERAAALGVQGFMALPALLYNALPHETLTHFRTLARATELPLMLYNNPVLYGVDVTPEMLDELADEPHIVAVKESSEDVRRITDIRVHTGDRYRLFVGVDDLVLEGVAAGADGWVAGLTNAFPRESVALFRLAREGRLDEARRLYRWFMPLLHLDASPQLVQHIKLAQALVGVGSEHVRPPRQPLQGERRRAVEALIRKALDTHAEIEDLL; this is encoded by the coding sequence ATGGAGACACCCGGATCGAACTGGCAGGGCGTTTTTCCCGCCGTAACGACGCCGTTTACCGAGGACGACCGCGTGGACGTGCCCGGTCTGCACCGGCTGGTGGATTTTCTCGTCGAAGGCGGCGTGGACGGACTGATCATGCTGGGGACGCTGGGTGAGGGCAGTGTGCTGACCCCGGAGGAAAAAGAGCTGGTGCTGCGGGAGGCGCTGGCGGCGGCCGACGGACGCGTGCCCGTGCTGGCCGGTGTGGCCGAGACGACCACGCGGGCGGCCTGTCGCTTCGCCGAGCGGGCAGCCGCGCTGGGCGTGCAGGGCTTCATGGCACTCCCGGCGCTGCTTTACAACGCGTTGCCGCACGAAACGCTGACCCACTTCCGGACGCTGGCGCGGGCGACCGAGCTTCCCCTGATGCTCTACAACAATCCGGTGCTCTACGGGGTGGACGTGACGCCCGAGATGCTGGACGAGCTGGCCGACGAGCCGCATATCGTGGCCGTCAAGGAATCGTCGGAAGACGTGCGGCGCATTACGGATATCCGCGTGCATACGGGCGACCGCTACCGTCTGTTTGTGGGCGTGGACGATCTGGTGCTGGAAGGGGTGGCCGCGGGTGCCGACGGCTGGGTGGCCGGGCTCACCAACGCCTTCCCGCGTGAGAGCGTGGCGCTGTTTCGGCTGGCGCGGGAAGGACGGCTCGACGAAGCACGGCGGCTCTACCGCTGGTTCATGCCGCTGTTGCATCTGGACGCTTCGCCGCAACTGGTGCAGCACATCAAGCTGGCGCAGGCCTTGGTGGGCGTGGGCAGCGAGCACGTGCGACCGCCCCGCCAGCCGTTGCAGGGTGAGCGGCGTCGGGCGGTGGAAGCCCTCATCCGCAAGGCGCTGGATACCCACGCGGAGATCGAAGACCTGCTCTGA
- a CDS encoding aldehyde dehydrogenase family protein, whose protein sequence is MQTKIYGHFINGEWVVGTETFPNVNPSDTRDVIGHYAQGTEADVRAAVEAAAAAFPRWAASTPQERFDVLDRVGSEILARAEELGTLLAREEGKTLKEAIGEVKRAGQIFKFFAGEALRMSGEHLRSVRPGVEIDLIREPVGVVGLITPWNFPIAIPAWKVAPALAYGNTVVLKPAEQAPASAWALAEILSRSGLPPGAFNLVLGDGSVGAALVAQPGVSAISFTGSREVGRQVAEACARRMIRVQVEMGGKNPLVVLDDAPLEAAVEAAVNGAYFSAGERCTASSRLIVTEGIYERFRAALLERIRQLQVGPALDPNTDVGPVIDEAQMQRILHYIELGKQEGAVLACGGQRLELETPGFYLAPTLFDETDNRMTINREEIFGPVAALIRVRNYEEALAVANDTEYGLSAGIFTRSLRYAHHFRRHVQAGTVMVNLPTAGLDYHIPFGGHKASGYGPKEQGRYAQEFYTVVKTCYVAPEIA, encoded by the coding sequence ATGCAGACAAAGATCTACGGGCACTTCATCAACGGCGAATGGGTGGTGGGAACGGAGACGTTCCCGAACGTCAACCCGTCCGACACGCGCGACGTCATCGGCCACTACGCGCAGGGCACGGAGGCCGACGTGCGGGCGGCCGTCGAGGCGGCCGCGGCGGCCTTTCCGCGCTGGGCGGCCTCGACGCCCCAGGAGCGCTTCGACGTGCTGGATCGGGTGGGCAGCGAGATTCTGGCCCGTGCCGAAGAGCTGGGCACGCTTCTGGCCCGCGAAGAGGGCAAGACGCTGAAGGAGGCCATCGGCGAGGTGAAGCGGGCCGGACAGATCTTCAAGTTTTTTGCAGGCGAGGCGCTTCGGATGAGCGGCGAGCACCTGCGCTCGGTGCGTCCCGGCGTGGAGATCGACCTGATCCGGGAGCCGGTCGGTGTGGTGGGGCTCATCACGCCCTGGAACTTTCCCATCGCCATTCCGGCCTGGAAGGTGGCGCCGGCGCTGGCCTACGGTAATACGGTGGTGCTGAAGCCGGCCGAGCAGGCGCCGGCCAGTGCCTGGGCGCTGGCCGAGATCCTGTCGCGATCCGGTTTGCCGCCGGGCGCCTTCAACCTGGTGCTGGGAGATGGTTCGGTGGGCGCCGCACTGGTGGCGCAGCCGGGCGTGTCGGCCATCAGCTTCACGGGCTCGCGCGAGGTCGGGCGTCAGGTGGCCGAGGCATGCGCCCGCCGCATGATCCGCGTCCAGGTGGAAATGGGCGGCAAAAATCCGCTTGTGGTGCTGGACGATGCACCCTTAGAGGCGGCCGTCGAGGCGGCCGTGAACGGCGCGTACTTTTCGGCCGGGGAACGCTGCACGGCTTCCAGTCGGCTGATCGTCACCGAGGGCATTTACGAGCGCTTCCGCGCGGCGCTGCTGGAGCGTATTCGGCAGCTTCAGGTCGGGCCGGCGCTGGACCCGAACACCGACGTCGGGCCGGTCATTGACGAGGCGCAGATGCAGCGCATTCTGCATTACATTGAACTGGGAAAGCAGGAAGGTGCCGTACTGGCCTGCGGGGGGCAGCGACTGGAGCTGGAAACACCGGGGTTTTACCTGGCGCCCACGCTGTTCGATGAGACGGACAACCGCATGACGATCAACCGGGAGGAAATCTTCGGACCGGTGGCCGCGCTCATTCGCGTCCGTAACTACGAGGAGGCGCTGGCAGTGGCGAACGACACGGAATACGGCCTGTCGGCCGGGATTTTCACGCGCTCGCTCAGGTATGCCCATCACTTTCGGCGCCACGTGCAGGCCGGTACCGTGATGGTCAACCTGCCGACGGCCGGACTGGACTATCACATTCCATTCGGCGGGCACAAAGCGTCCGGCTACGGTCCGAAGGAGCAGGGGCGTTATGCCCAGGAATTCTACACGGTAGTCAAAACCTGTTATGTCGCACCGGAGATTGCCTGA
- a CDS encoding GntR family transcriptional regulator codes for MKVQRASLADRAYEVLEHRLVTLQLVPGTVVTEKELIQEVGVGRTPLREAVLRLAQEQLVTILPRKGIYISEINLTDQLAALEVRRELDRLMARRAARLARPQERVQFAELAQSMRKLGEEDLDLFMHLDRLFDRLVEKACHNRFAVRAAAPLHTLGRRFWYAYHHEGDLEASIQLHAHLMEQIAEGDAEAAEAAAVELVDAMIGFTQRVLQQTIEPR; via the coding sequence ATGAAAGTGCAACGCGCAAGTCTGGCCGATCGGGCCTACGAGGTGCTGGAGCACCGCCTCGTAACGCTTCAGCTGGTACCCGGGACGGTTGTCACCGAAAAGGAATTAATTCAGGAAGTCGGCGTAGGACGCACGCCGCTTCGGGAGGCAGTGCTCCGGCTGGCGCAGGAGCAGCTGGTTACCATACTGCCCCGCAAGGGCATCTACATCTCGGAAATCAACCTGACCGACCAGCTGGCCGCGTTGGAGGTGCGGCGGGAGCTGGACCGGCTGATGGCAAGGCGGGCGGCCCGACTGGCACGTCCACAGGAGCGGGTCCAGTTTGCGGAGCTGGCGCAATCCATGCGCAAGCTGGGGGAAGAAGATCTGGATCTGTTCATGCATCTGGACCGTCTGTTCGACCGGCTGGTCGAGAAGGCCTGTCACAACCGATTTGCCGTGCGGGCGGCGGCGCCGCTGCATACGCTGGGCCGGCGTTTTTGGTATGCCTATCACCACGAAGGCGATCTGGAGGCGTCCATTCAGCTGCATGCGCATTTGATGGAACAGATCGCCGAAGGCGACGCGGAAGCAGCCGAGGCGGCGGCCGTCGAGCTGGTGGATGCCATGATAGGCTTTACGCAGCGTGTTCTACAACAAACGATTGAACCCCGATGA
- a CDS encoding DUF885 domain-containing protein: protein MKTLRWSGLVLLVGLLSACRPAPDPAAQFRALLDESWAFLLRENPLMATYVGVHTYDDRLPSVTAADLARRDSFWAQVEQRLDAIDPAQLPKNDRITYDIFRHWLTHQRAVYRYRGYLIPITSDEGFHIALGRLPEWLVLRTEADYRNYLARLKAVPTYMAQHIALMREGLRQGITQPKVVLQNYTATITGYIVEDPAQSVFFRPFREFPPGIPDSVQQQLRAEARRVIREQVIPAYRDFLQFMETEYIPGARTTTALSDLPDGRAYYEHLVRYYTTLELTPEEVHEIGRREVARIRAEMDSVMRRTGFRGSFQEFLQFLRTDPRFYARSADELLREAAWIAKQMDGRLPALFHVRTLPRQPYGVAPVPPHLQPRYTGGRYIPAPPESRTGAYYWVNPYPLNGRPLYVLEALTLHEAVPGHHLQYAIRQELTDVHPFRRWVSFSAFGEGWALYAEKLGKEVGFYADPYREFGRLTYEMWRACRLVVDTGLHALGWTRRQAIDYMVANTALSLHEITTEVDRYISWPGQALAYKMGELTILRLRREAETRLGDRFDLRDFHEVVLRQGDVPLGTLERLVHTYIEQKVE from the coding sequence ATGAAGACGCTTCGATGGAGCGGACTGGTGCTGCTGGTCGGTCTGCTGAGTGCCTGTCGGCCGGCGCCGGATCCGGCGGCACAATTTCGCGCACTGCTGGACGAAAGCTGGGCGTTTCTGCTGCGTGAGAACCCGCTTATGGCCACCTACGTGGGCGTGCATACCTACGACGACCGGTTGCCGTCGGTGACGGCGGCCGATCTGGCCCGGCGCGACTCGTTCTGGGCGCAGGTCGAGCAACGACTGGACGCCATCGATCCGGCGCAGCTTCCCAAAAACGATCGCATCACGTACGACATTTTCCGGCACTGGCTGACGCATCAGCGAGCCGTCTATCGCTATCGCGGATACCTGATTCCCATTACTTCGGACGAGGGCTTCCACATCGCACTGGGGCGGCTGCCCGAATGGCTGGTGCTGCGCACCGAGGCGGATTACCGTAACTACCTGGCCCGGCTGAAGGCCGTGCCGACCTATATGGCCCAGCACATCGCGCTGATGCGCGAAGGTCTGCGGCAGGGCATCACGCAGCCGAAAGTGGTGCTGCAGAACTACACGGCCACCATCACGGGCTATATTGTGGAAGATCCGGCGCAGAGTGTGTTTTTCCGGCCGTTTCGGGAGTTTCCGCCGGGCATCCCGGATTCGGTGCAGCAGCAGTTGCGGGCGGAGGCGCGCCGGGTGATCCGGGAACAGGTGATCCCGGCCTATCGGGACTTTCTGCAGTTCATGGAGACGGAATACATCCCCGGGGCGCGAACGACCACGGCGCTTTCAGATCTGCCCGACGGGCGGGCCTACTACGAACACCTGGTGCGCTACTACACCACGCTGGAGCTGACGCCCGAAGAAGTGCACGAGATCGGCCGGCGCGAGGTGGCCCGCATTCGCGCGGAGATGGATTCGGTCATGCGGCGCACCGGCTTCCGCGGAAGCTTTCAGGAGTTTCTGCAATTTCTCCGGACCGACCCGCGCTTTTATGCCCGCTCGGCCGACGAGCTGCTGCGCGAGGCGGCCTGGATTGCCAAGCAGATGGACGGACGCCTGCCCGCGCTGTTTCATGTGCGCACGCTGCCGCGCCAGCCTTACGGCGTGGCGCCGGTGCCGCCGCATCTGCAACCCCGCTATACCGGCGGCCGCTACATCCCGGCCCCACCGGAGTCGCGCACGGGGGCCTACTACTGGGTCAATCCCTATCCCCTGAACGGTCGGCCGCTCTACGTGCTGGAGGCGCTGACGCTGCACGAGGCCGTGCCCGGTCATCATCTGCAATATGCAATTCGGCAGGAACTCACCGATGTGCATCCCTTCCGGCGGTGGGTCTCTTTTTCGGCGTTCGGGGAAGGCTGGGCGCTCTACGCCGAGAAGCTGGGCAAAGAGGTGGGCTTCTATGCCGACCCCTATCGAGAGTTCGGCCGCCTGACCTACGAGATGTGGCGGGCCTGTCGCCTGGTGGTCGATACCGGGCTGCACGCGCTGGGGTGGACGCGCCGGCAGGCCATCGACTACATGGTCGCCAACACGGCGCTTTCGCTGCACGAGATCACGACCGAGGTGGACCGCTACATCAGCTGGCCCGGACAGGCGCTGGCCTACAAGATGGGCGAGCTGACGATTCTGCGCCTGCGCCGGGAGGCCGAAACGCGACTGGGCGATCGCTTCGACCTTCGCGATTTCCATGAAGTCGTGCTACGCCAGGGCGACGTGCCGCTTGGCACGCTGGAGCGTCTGGTTCATACTTACATTGAACAGAAGGTGGAGTGA
- a CDS encoding 4-hydroxyproline epimerase translates to MARYTFSCIDAHTCGNPVRVVVGGAPQLQGDTMAEKRLDFMARYDWIRTGLMFEPRGHDMMSGSLLYPSRRPDCDIGLVFIETSGCLPMCGHGTIGTVTVLLEHGLVRPRTEGVVALEVPAGRVEAYYKKAGEYVESVRIVNVPSFLYAEGLRVECPDLGELTVDVAYGGNFYAIIEPQENYPGLDAISALDILRWSPVIRERLNAAHRFVHPEDPRIAGLSHVMWTGPPHHSEAHARNAVFYGMKAIDRSPCGTGTSARMAQLYAKGKLRVGDTFVHESIIGSLFVGRVEAAAQVGDFPAIVPSIEGWARVTGFNTIFIDERDPYCHGFQVL, encoded by the coding sequence ATGGCGCGCTACACGTTCTCCTGCATCGATGCACACACCTGCGGCAACCCGGTGCGTGTGGTGGTGGGCGGTGCGCCGCAATTGCAGGGCGATACCATGGCCGAAAAGCGGCTGGACTTCATGGCGCGCTACGACTGGATCCGCACCGGGCTGATGTTCGAGCCACGCGGGCACGACATGATGTCGGGCAGCCTGCTCTATCCGAGCCGACGGCCCGACTGCGACATCGGGCTCGTCTTCATCGAGACGAGCGGCTGCCTGCCCATGTGCGGCCACGGGACCATCGGGACGGTTACCGTGCTGCTGGAGCACGGGCTTGTACGTCCCCGCACGGAAGGCGTCGTGGCGCTGGAGGTGCCCGCCGGCCGCGTGGAAGCCTACTACAAAAAAGCGGGCGAGTACGTCGAGTCCGTTCGTATCGTCAACGTGCCCTCGTTTCTCTACGCCGAAGGGCTCCGGGTGGAGTGCCCGGACCTGGGCGAGCTAACGGTGGACGTGGCCTACGGCGGTAACTTCTACGCCATCATCGAGCCACAGGAAAACTATCCGGGACTGGATGCCATCTCGGCGCTGGACATCCTGCGCTGGAGTCCGGTGATCCGGGAGCGCCTGAATGCCGCCCATCGCTTCGTCCATCCCGAAGACCCGCGCATTGCGGGGCTCAGCCACGTGATGTGGACGGGACCGCCGCACCACTCGGAGGCTCATGCCCGCAATGCTGTCTTCTACGGCATGAAAGCCATCGACCGTTCGCCCTGCGGGACGGGCACTTCGGCCCGGATGGCCCAGCTCTATGCGAAAGGCAAGCTCCGCGTGGGCGACACCTTCGTGCATGAAAGCATTATCGGCAGCCTGTTTGTCGGACGTGTCGAAGCGGCCGCACAGGTAGGCGACTTCCCGGCCATCGTGCCCAGCATCGAAGGATGGGCACGGGTGACCGGATTCAACACGATTTTCATTGATGAGCGCGATCCCTATTGTCACGGATTTCAGGTACTTTAA